The Paenibacillus sp. 481 DNA window AGTTTGACTACAACAGTCATGATCGTCTGCGTGAAGCCATTGAAAAGAAACTGTTCACGGACTTAAAAGATATCGTCAAGATTACGACTTCGACGAAAACGCCAGATGAAAATCAGCTCAAGCGCATTAATGAAGTCACCGCCAGATTAATTGATGAGCATGGCTATTGCTCGGTATGTGCCAACGAACTGCTCCGTTATGTGGGCAGCTTATTGAACAGATAAAAGAGAAGGCCTCGCAAACGATACATTTGCGGGGCCTTTTTATGTATAATCCGTGAGTGGACTACGAACAATCTTTTTTTCGTCTATAGGCGAGGTATACCGAAATAAACACGATGGCGATCATAAGGGGCTGGTTCCCCATGTCGATCGATCCAAACAGGGACAAATACACAGAGCCGAGCAAAGTAACGAAAAGAATGCCTAAGTATACAAGTTCAGCCATTCCGGGTTTATTTCTACATACGATTCGCACGCCGACAACGATGATGACCGCAAATGCGATTAAAAAGCCTAGCACGATTAGGGTTGATGAAATAAGACTTAATTCCATGATAAAGCCCTCCTTTTTTCAATTTACCATAAAACCCCTTTATTGTGAATGATAAAGTTTCAGCTCGAAGAGAAATGTTAAGATTGCCCCAAAACCATAGGCCTGTCCCTTTTTTCCATGTATGATTATCGGGATGTGGAACTATTTTCATGTCAAACTATCGAAAGGAGACCGATCTCGTGTTCGTAAAAAGATTATTATCTACATATGTACTAGGACTCTCGTTGTACTTATTGTCTACGGCTACTGTCAAGGATCAGACATGGTGGGGGGGGACTTAGCGGAGCAACAAGTATTCGTATTTAGTTTGTTCATTATGTCGTCGGGATGGATTATATTCGTCTATCGCAAGATGAATAAGCGTGAAAGCGAGTACGAAGCTTTACTGGACAATGAAGGAAGTCAACGGCAAATCCGTTATTTAAGTCATAAGGAATTATGTGTTTTACAGATTGCGTATCGACAAAAAGGCTACGTAACCCCATTTGAAGTTGCGGCTTCTTCAAAGATATCGGTAAGAGAGGCAGAAGAGCAGCTATACGAATATCATTATGGGAGTTATATGGGTAGGCCTCGCTTTGTCGTATTACAACGATCAATATGAGGCGTGGGATGAGGAATGTGTTGAACGTGCTTGTTTAACTATTGCATCGCACAACAAGGGAATTATCAGCACAGCCGAGCTAGCATACAACCTTGGTATGACAATGGATGAGGCGTTTGCGCAGCTGCATAAATTAGCAGAACAGGGAACTTTACAACATGTTTTAGATGAGAATGAAATGAGTCTATTTCGTGTCAAAGGATTACTAGATGACTCCCAAAGGTTAAGATCGGAACAAATATGATCAATATTCGACAAGATTCTACATGAATTGAAGTTCATTTGTTGAATTTTGTTGAAAAGTGTTCACAATTTAGTCACTACTTTCCTCGCAAATTGTCGTAATGTAATGGTAGAGGAGAGGATATATATGGGAACATTAATGAAAGAACGACAATATCGTTGTCGAAGAGTTGCACGACTTAGATTACGTAAACAACAACAGGAGCAACTGATGCCAACTATTCAAGCTGGCTGTACGGCACCTTACTATGTGGCTGAAATTGAACCGTGGGAAAGAGAAGAGAGATGCGTACTGTCCGCTGGAAAATGTATTATAGATAACGAATATTACTATGTTCGTGGTAGGCTGACTGCGCCGAATGGAAACGGTCGCGGTAATGTTCACTGGGACGTGTGGATACAAGTGAGTGGTCAACAATATGATGCACTACTAACGACTTGCTCCCTACAAGAACAGACCTTAGCAGGAAAGTTATCTTCGGCCATTCCTGGCTACCCAGATACACTTGCTTTGCCCGTTACGATTAAATGGCAACCACGAAAGTCTGTACTTGATGTTCACGTGGACAATTCGGATCACCTGCTTGCAATCGAACAGAGACAAGGATTATCTTTTCAAAGGTGGTTGGAACTACAGCCATTGCACAACGCATACCATAAGCTACCAGACGCACGTTAATGACCTCTGACATCTACGAATACACTTCATGAATTCAATATTAACTTCTAAGATATATACAAAGCAGGAGGATAGCTACATCACTGAATAGAGTGAACAAGGTACCGCGCCATTGAGGACGAGGTGCCTTTTTGTATGTCCATATATGTACAACTCATCAAGATTCGGAACATGTGCGGAGGTGGAAAAATATAAAATGAGATGCATAAACCTCCTTTGCTTAAATGCATACTAACTTCGAGTGCTGAGCAAATGGTTCGGCCAAGTGAAACAGTATAGGAGGAAGAGGCATGGCTAACCAACATTTTGGGCAACATTTTGCTGCATCGAGTAGCAATAATGGTGTACACGGAGCGGGCTCATCAGGCGGCATTGTGGCAAGAACGTATAGCAACAATAATTCTGGCTCGCAAGGTAGTCAAGGAAATCAAGGCGGACATGTCAGCTATGGAAGTGCAAATTACAGCCAACCATCTAGTTATGGCAGCTATACGAACCACAGTGGCTATGGCGGTTTGGCAGGTGGTATCGTAGCTAGCACGTACAGCAATAATAACTCTGGACAACAAGGCAGCCAAGGATATCAAGGTGGCAGCGGGATTGCTGGTTATGGGCATTCCAGTAACTATGGTGGTAGCTATGGCGGCTTAACAGGAGGCATTGTGGCTAGCACGTACAGCAATAACACCGCTGGACAGCAGGGCAGTCAAGGATATCAAGGTGGTAGTGGCCATGCTGGTTATGGGCATTCCAGTAACTATGGTAATAGCTACGGAGGCTTAACAGGAGGCATCGTGGCTAGCACGTACAGCAATAACACCGCTGGACAGCAGGGCAGTCAAGGATATCAAGGTGGTAGTGGCCATGCTAGTTATGGGCATTCCAGTAACTATGGTAGTAGCTACGGAGGCTTAACAGGAGGTATTGTGGCTAGCACATACAGCAATAACACCGCTGGACAGCAAGGTAGCCAAGGATACCAAGGCGGACATGTTAGTTACGGACATAGCAACAATTCTGCAGGTCATAGTGGTAACGGTCAACGTCATTTTAGTGGTGGCATTTCTAGCGGTGGATTTACGAGTGGAACACAAGGCGGTTATACGAACTATAGTGGTGGCTATGGTGGGCGGCAAGGAAGTGGAGGAATTACAAGCGGGACGCAAAGTAATAGCCATGTTGGCGGCTACCAGCCGACCGGTGTACATAATGTGGTTGCACAGACGTACACCAGCCAATCGCAACCTGGTTACCGCGGTCAAGTGCATAGCGTAACCGCGTCGACACATGGCCCGGACGCGCAAGTAGTACCGAACAACTTCCAATCGAGTGGTCAAGTACACAGCATCACGGCGTCGACACATGGCCCAGACGCGAATGTCGTACCGAACAACTTCCAATCGAGTGGTCAAGTACACAGCATCACGGCGTCTACGCATGGCCCAGACGCGCAAGTAGTGCCGAACAACTTCCAATCGAGTGGTCAAGTACACAGCATCACGGCGTCGACACATGGCCCAGACGCGAATGTAGTACCGAACAACTTCCAATCGAGTGGTCAAGTACACAGCATCACGGCGTCTACGCATGGCCCAGACGCGCAAGTAGTACCGAACAACTTCCAATCGAGTGGTCAAGTACACAGCATCACGGCGTCTACGCATGGCCCAGACGCGCAAGTAGTGCCGAACAACTTCCAATCAAGTGGTCAAGTGCGCAGCATCACGGCGTCTACGCATGGCCCAGACGCGCAAGTAGTGCCGAACAACTTCCAATCGAGTGGTCAGGTGCAAAGCATCACGGCGTCTACGCATGGCCCAGACGCGCAAGTAGTGCCGAACAACTTCCAATCGAGTGGTCAGGTGCAAAGCATCACGGCGTCTACGCATGGCCCAGACGCGCAAGTAGTGCCGAACAACTTCCAATCAAGTGGTCAAGTGCATAGCATTACGTCGTCCACGCACGGACCAGAGGCGAACGTAGTGCCGAACAACTATCAATCGAGCGGTCAAGTACACAGCATCACGTCATCGACATATGGTGCAGAAGCAAACGGAGCGTCGAACAACTATCAATCGAGTGAGCAAGGACACAGCATAACCTCTTCGTTTACTTCTTGACGAATAAAGAAGAGCGACTCAAGCAAGCGGGTCGCTCTTTTCGTTGTGGTTAACGTATTTTGGCCACTGTAGCGCGTTCGATCAACTGCACAGGGAATTGATGCTTCTCTGGCGGTTGTCCCTTTGTGGTCAACTGGCGAAAAAAAGTTGAGAACGCTAGGCAGCCAAATTCAAAGCTGGACAAGTTGTATGTTGTAATATCGAGTACTTCCGCGAGCGGGATATTATCGAATCCAATAACCGACAATTCGCTAGGCACGTCCATCCCTTGCTTACGTGCTTCAATAATGATGCCTGCGGCTGATTGATCCCCTGCAACGAGCAGAGCAGTAGGCCGTTCGTTCATATTTGCGATCAACTTCACGACGTCCGCCCCCTGATCGACTTGGTAGCAATGATGAAAAATCCAAGCTGGATGAACAGCTTGTCCGATTTCCGTCAAGCAGTCCTTATAAGCACGTAGCCTGTTCACGCTATTAAAGCTATCGGGACGGCCTAACACGTAGCCAATTCGGCGATGTCCTTGTGCGATAAGTGTCTGCATCGCATGTGTTGTCGTCGCATAATGGTCCACATAAAGGGAAGAAATATGTGAAGAATCGGTATATTCGCAAGCTACAATAGGGCCATCCGCAGCATAGCCTTCTATATCCGACCAACCTAACTGTTTGGAGCATATAATCATGCCATCTACTTGCTTACGGCGAAGCGATTCTAGTGCGCTACGTTCCTCTTCTGGCTTATAGTCGGTTTGACAAATGACGATCCGGTATTTACGCTGCAACGCCTCATATGCGATTCCTTCTATCATTCCTGCAAAAAAAGGATGATTAGCAAATGGTAGCAGAACAGCGACCATTTGTGTGCGTCCTGTTGCTAAGTTAACTGCATTCAAGTTTGGCGTATAATCGAGCTTGCGTATAGCGTCCCAGACGGCTATCCGCTTTTCCTCAGCAACATAAGGATGGTCGTTCAGGACGCGTGACACGGTTGTAACAGATACGCCTGCCAAGCGCGCAATTTGCTTGATATTAGCCATCAGTCGGTACTCCTTATATGGATTGTAAAAGCTGGTTGTATCTCACTATTTTACTGCGTAAATTTATAAAATAAAATGGCTTGCTCTGAAAAGCGTTTCATACTTTAAGGTTAAGTTGTAACACAAATCTCGATAAACCGCGAAATTGGCGTAACCTTTGCGGGCGTTACGATTTTGCGGCTGTAGGTGCTTTGACAACTAAAGATAACTTGCAGGAGAGAAGGGGGAAGCGTTTTGAAACCGATCGTATTTTTTGATATTGATGGAACATTGTTGAATGACGAGCAGCAACTATTAGAGTCGACGCGTCAGGCGGTGCAGCAGTTGCAAGCGGCAGGAATTGAAACGGTTATTGCCACAGGTAGAACGCCTGCAACCTTTAAGTGGGTTCGCGAGGCATTAAATATTCATTCCTATGTAAGCTTAAATGGTCAGTATGCGGTAAGGAATGGGGAAGTCATCGTTGCTGAACAAATCCCAGACAGCCTGTTAGGTGAATTTGCAAATGTGGCGCAAGCAAACGAGCACGTGGTTGGTTTTATAAATGAAAATACGTGGACAGTCACGATGGAGAATGAACGAGTCCATGAAAGTTTAAGTCATCACGGAATCGCGCATCCGCCTGTGAATGCCGAGTTATATAAGGAACAACCGATCTATCAGGGTTTGCTATTTTGTGAAGAAGCAGAAATAACAAGCTATGCTGAACGCTTTCCTGAACTGCAATTCGTACGCTGGCATCGATTAGCAACAGACGTGCAGTTGAAAGGACGCTCGAAGGCAAGCGGCATTGAGCAGTATTTGCGCGCAGTTGATGCCCGAGT harbors:
- a CDS encoding DUF2199 domain-containing protein, with the translated sequence MGTLMKERQYRCRRVARLRLRKQQQEQLMPTIQAGCTAPYYVAEIEPWEREERCVLSAGKCIIDNEYYYVRGRLTAPNGNGRGNVHWDVWIQVSGQQYDALLTTCSLQEQTLAGKLSSAIPGYPDTLALPVTIKWQPRKSVLDVHVDNSDHLLAIEQRQGLSFQRWLELQPLHNAYHKLPDAR
- a CDS encoding LacI family DNA-binding transcriptional regulator, which translates into the protein MANIKQIARLAGVSVTTVSRVLNDHPYVAEEKRIAVWDAIRKLDYTPNLNAVNLATGRTQMVAVLLPFANHPFFAGMIEGIAYEALQRKYRIVICQTDYKPEEERSALESLRRKQVDGMIICSKQLGWSDIEGYAADGPIVACEYTDSSHISSLYVDHYATTTHAMQTLIAQGHRRIGYVLGRPDSFNSVNRLRAYKDCLTEIGQAVHPAWIFHHCYQVDQGADVVKLIANMNERPTALLVAGDQSAAGIIIEARKQGMDVPSELSVIGFDNIPLAEVLDITTYNLSSFEFGCLAFSTFFRQLTTKGQPPEKHQFPVQLIERATVAKIR
- a CDS encoding Cof-type HAD-IIB family hydrolase; the protein is MKPIVFFDIDGTLLNDEQQLLESTRQAVQQLQAAGIETVIATGRTPATFKWVREALNIHSYVSLNGQYAVRNGEVIVAEQIPDSLLGEFANVAQANEHVVGFINENTWTVTMENERVHESLSHHGIAHPPVNAELYKEQPIYQGLLFCEEAEITSYAERFPELQFVRWHRLATDVQLKGRSKASGIEQYLRAVDARVEDSIAFGDGLNDKEMLQFVGTGIAMGNASDEVKQCANMVTASNGEDGIANALVELGLISKRNV